Part of the Synergistes jonesii genome is shown below.
CGTCCGTCAGCGATTCCATGCCTGTTATATCGTCGCGGGCAACAGTGCGCTTGATCCAATCCGCCGCCTCCGCCGCTTTTAGCCCGAGCCCCGCTTCGTCTATGAGCATCGCGGTCAGTGCTTTGATTGCACGAGCGCGGCGCTCTACATTCACACGCGTATCAGCCCCAATCGGCTGCTGCGGAGACGTCTCTTGCACATTTGCCGTTTCCAGGCTCTTCGTCTTGGGAGCCGTGTCAGGGGAAACATTCAACTTGCCCGCATTCGCCGTTTCTGGGTTATCTGCCTGCGACATCTCTTCCGTCGAATACAGCCCCGAAAGCTCCATGGGGAATGCCTTGCGCAGCGCCAAGGCTTCCGCGCACTTTGCAATCATCACGTCGGGAAACTTCCCCCACATCTGATTCGGCTTCCCGTCAAACTTAGTTTGCACATAGGATTGAAAACGCGCCGCCGCCCACAACACTTCTTTGAAATCGTGCCGCATCACGCCGACCTTCGCCGCTACAGGATACTCCCTGTCCGACAGCCAAACGTCCTTCCACGAGCCGTCCTTGCCGCACCAGAAAGGCCCCACCTGCCCCGCGTAATGTCCAGAGCGCTCGGCTACCAGACGCATTCCGTCGATTGAGACCTGTATCTGCATCACATCGCAGTTTGCTTTACGGTCAGGGCGGAACACCGGATAAATCTGCCGCATAAAAGGATCGAGCCCCGTCTTGTTGCAAGTCTCCACAAAGAGTTCGAAGTCGTCCGCCGTACACTTAGCGCACAACCCCTTGCGCAGCAGAGCCCTATCTTTATCGCTCAACTGACGGAAACGCGGCGTATCTGCCGCTTCATTAGCTTTGCTTGTCATATCACGCAACTCCCTTCTCTATCATGTCTTTGATTCGGAATGTCCTGAACGTCGTGTCTTTCGTCGTGTAACCTTTACGGAACGTCGTTTTGTAGCTGATCTCCATGCCGTCTAAATAGCCGGTCTCCGCGTCGCCCATCGCGGCGCATATCTGCTGTTTGTAGACGTCGCGCTGCTTCTCGACCTCTTTCGCCTGTCCGTTCAGTTCCGACTTCTGCGCGTCGAGTTTTCTGTACATGTAAAGCGCCTCGGCGAGCTCGGGCGGCAGGTTGACGACCTTGCCCTGCTCGGAGGCGGGATACATCATCTTCAAGACGTCCCATGCGTTTTGGCTGCCGTCCCACGCCGGCGGGGTCTTCGTCTCGACCATGAGCCAAAATTCCGCCTCTTTTTCGATAAGGAACTCGATAAGTTCTTCGTCGCGAGGCACGCGCCGCTGGACGTAGTTGTTGCCGCCGATGAGACAGGCCACGTCGAAAAACGGCAGTCCCGTAACGGCCATGTAATGCTGCACCTGGTAGACGTAGCCTATCGGCACGCCGTCGTCGTTCCACGGCGCGGAGTTGTGCGCGTCGGTAGTTTTGCCTTCGTAGCCGTAATGCCCTTCGGTATCTGAAAAAACTTCGCGGTCGATGTTGGCTATCATGAAGGGGCGCTCTTCGTCGATGAGGATATGGTTGTTCTTCCGCACCTTCACGCCGTTGACTTTGGCGTAGTGGCGCGCTACGACGTCTTCAAGCACCGTGCCCCAATAGGCTTTTTCGTTGTCCTCTTCGGGCTGTTTGGTTTCGCCGATTTTGTCGAGGTAGACGGCCATCGGCGAACGGTAGGGATTTTGCCCCAGAATGGCCGCTACGTCCGAGCCGCCTATCCCGGCGCGGCGCGCGTTCAGCCATTCGTCGCGGCTCATATCCAGTGTAGAGATTTTCTTCATCGTGCAGCCTCCATTTCAGCTACGAGCAATTCGGCGATTTCGTCGACGTGCTCTTTAATGGTCTCGTATATCTCTTTTTTGACGCAGCCGCGCTCCCCCAGCTCAAAATCGCAGGGACAGGCCAGCTCGTCGGGCTCGGCGCGCAGCCCGCTGATTGTGATACCGCGGTCGAGAGTGACGGCGGGGCAGTTTTCGCACAGGGCAAAACTTGTCCCGTCGCTGATTGCGTTCATGATTTCAAGCGCTATTTCTTCTTTTTTTGCTGTGGTTATTATCATCTTCCCGCCCTCATTTCAAACTTCGGCTTCGCGGCGTGCCAACGGGCAAGCCCTGTGAAAAAATCAGCCGTCGTGATATAATCGTTCTTGATTACTCGTTCCGTTTTGCCCCTGTCGCGGTTGGCTCCCGCGCGGGGCTTCTTTTTTGGTATCGAGCCCGTCATTTGCGCACCTCCATTTCCTGCGCCCAGCATTCATCACAGCCCCCATCCCAGTTGCGGGGCTCTTCTTTGTCAGGGTCGCCAGGCGCGCCCTTCCATATGTTTCCAGGGCAACGAAGAAGGATCAGCAATTCACGGATTATCCCCTTCAAGCGCTCCTGCTCTTCTGGAGCTAACAGCTTCTTGTCGATCCTGATCCCGCGCATGACGGCGTCGATATAAGTCATCCTCTTACCTCCATTTTCGGCCCCCAGCAGCCGCGCCCGAGCTTTCCGCAGCCGTAGCAGTCCATATCCCGCAACTGGGCCCCTTTCGCCGTATAACGCGCCATGCCGTCCGCATTGCCGATGCGTTTTTCTTTCGCCCCGCAGGCGCAGGACAGAAACACGCCTTTCTTCGAAAATAAATCCCTGATAGCTTTCAACATTTTTGTTTACCTCCTGTCACTTCGTTTTTGTTTCAGCCTTTGTTACACTTTTTACGTCTTCCCGCAGTACGTCCTGCGGGGTGTCGAGTAGTGTCGCAAGCTTGACCCAGAGTTCGTATTTTCCTGTTCTGGCGCCGGCTTCGATTTTGCGGTAGTAGACCTCCGAGATTCCAAGTATTTCGGACATTTCTCGTTGTGTCTTGCCGAATGACTTACGGGCGTTGTATAGTTTGACTCTCACTATCACCGTCCTCCTTTAATATTCCGATACTTGTTGTATCGGTTTGGTTTAATTATATAGATACTTTTTGTATCTGTCAAGGGGTGGTTATTTTGCCAACTTTCTCAGTGCGAGCCCGTGAACTTCGCCGCTCTAAAAACCTTACCCAAAAACAAATTGCTTCGATTTTTGGGGTTTCGGAGATTCTTTGGCGGAAATACGAGGCGGGAGACCGTGTCCCAACTCTCGATGGGCTCATCGCCATCGCCGACTACTTCGGAGTCTCTATCGACTACCTCGTCGGACGGACGGACAACCCTGACACGCTGCATTAAAGTCTCCTCGTCAAAACGCCGCTGTCTGGATCTATCATCATGCTTGCAAATTTGCGCCACTCTTTCACTTGCGCGCCGTGTATCTCTTTCTGCATCAATTTGCAAAAACCGGCGATGTGCTCAACCGTCGCCGTCTGTTTTATGCGGATGCCGCTCGCTGCGTCGTTATACTCAAAGAAACGGACAAGGGGCGAAAGGCTGTCGTCCGATGCCTTATAACGTTTGCGGGTTGTAAGCCATGTCGTGATCTCCTTCATCACACCCTCGGATGTCGTCCAGTCGCCGAAGACCCACAACTCTTCACAGGCGTTGAGCAGGGATAGGCAGTAGGACATTGTCCTTTCGACATATTTCGGCTCCTTGTTTTCCGGGTCCAAGAAGGAAAAGGCTTCTATCGGCGATACGGGTACTACGTCGTCGTAGCGTGCGTCTTCCACTATTGCGCGGCAGATTTCCTTGTTCTCCTTGATGTTGGACTCTATCTCCGCCTTGCGTCCCGACACGCCCCTCAGCGGGTGCGCGATGTATACTTTTTTCATTGTTTTATTGCTGCTCCTTCCCTGTTTTTGTTTTCCCACGAACGAAATTCGATGAGCATCTGCACGCGGTTCAGCCCGCACGCGTGCTCGTGGTGCGTCAGGCGGTTCTTTATGCTCTTTACGGTCTTCCCAGTCGCCCGCGCGATTTCTTTGTCGTCGGCTCCGCGTATCGCCATATGGAACATATGCAGCGTGTCCCCGCGGATACGCGAGAAGTGTGCGTCCAGTTTGGCCCGGGCTATCTCCGCGTCGTCGGGCGCCTTCCCGCCCTGCTTGAGCCACGTTCTGTATTCCCGCATCATCTCGGTGATGCCGAGCCCGCACCGGACGGAGTAATACTTTATGGCGGAGCTTGCCTGCACCGCCGTTTTGCCGACGAGCCTACCGCACGTGGCCATTGAAGCGCCTTTTGCGCGCGCGCCCATCATTTTTCGCGCCGTTTCGTCCATCGATGCGAAGAGAATCGCGGCCGGTATCGTCATGCGCTTGGTTTTGGGTTTGGGCGCCGTTTTTCCTTCGTCGATTTCTCCTTCGTCGATTTTCACGACATCGGCGAGCCATTCGCGGTGCTCGTCGATAGCCTTCTGCGCTTTCTCCGCCGACGAGAAGAGGACTCCCTGTACGTCGCCGCTAAGTTTGAACAACTGCGGCTTCGAAACCGTGCCGTTGCAGAACGCGGGGCAGTACAGCGGCGGCTCGGGCCCATATAGGCGCTGCGGGAACATTTCGAGTCTCACCGTCAGCTTTTTCGGCGCGTCGGCGAGCGTCAGCCAGCCGTGGCAGTAGATGGGCGTCGGCATTATCCGCGCGCCTCCGCAAGCCGCATGTAGCCGCTCCATACCTCTTCCGCATTCCAAAAGAGCGGCGATGTTTTCCCGAAACACCCCGCAACAGCAGGCTGTTCGTTCAGCGGACGTGGGATAAAATCCCCGAAGCGCGTCAGCGCCGTCCTGTATGCGCAGCCGTAAAGCATCTCAATATCCGGCTTTTTCAAGATGCCGGTCTTCGGCACTTTGTCGGGCTGGCAGAGCCTCTGTACTCTGCGCCGTCGTTTTATCTCCATTACCATTCCTCCCTTGTACCGCTTTTGTTATAATCAAGGGCGCAGCAGCCGAACACGGGGGTGTTGATGTGTCGTCAGTCCCATTTGCTCAGTTCGATAGCAGAATTTTTGACAAAATACTCGGTGAACTTAGTCAAGCCCTTGAAACATTAAGTAACCAAGAACAGCGGATTTCTGCCCTCGAAACAGAAGTCCGCAGACTTAAGGGACAGCTGAAAAACTGAAATAACCAACTTATTCCGGCTGCTGCACTTTTCCCCGCATTTGTTCAATGTTGTATTCCAGCAGGTCAAGGTATGCCCTTAGGCTTTGCGTCTCACACTTCAACGCTGCAACCTCTGCGTTTATCCTCTGCCACTCCGCTTCTTTCAGCACGGAAATTTTCGCTTGCTCTTCCCGCAGTACCTCAATCCCTGGCACAAGATTCGATGCTTTTTTCTCCACGCCCTCACCTTCTTTCATAAAACATAAGTTTTTGTTTCGCCCTGTATTCAGTTGTCATGGTGCGTTTCTGTTACGTCAGCGCGGCGCTTAGTGCGTTCATCAACCGATTAGCCGCGTTTCTGGTTTCCGGTTCGTCGATGCGGCCGTCTGCTCCAAGGTCGAGCGCTTCTTCGATGCCGAAATAAAATCCCGCATACGCCTCAGAAAGCTCCCGCGCCTCGGCTATGCCGTCTCCGATTCCCCCTGCCGCTGCTCGGACAGGGGCGCAGTAGGGTTTGCGTCGTCGCGCAGAAGCTCGTCTACAGAGCAGTTAAGGACTTCCGCCATCTTCGACAATTCTGTCGCGCGAGGGTTACGGACTCCATTTTCATAACGAGACAATGAGACCGTCGAGATGTTTATCCTTTCGGCAAGCTCAGATTGCGTCATCTTGCGAATCTCTCTGATTTTTTTGATTGATGTCACTTAATCACCTCCCTGCCTATCCTTTTGTTAATCTTATCTGTATTATACTCATCTATTCGGATATGTCAACAAGAAATATTAATGTTTGTTAATATTAACACATAAACAAATTGGGCCTTGATATATTTAACCGTTTGTTAATAATATAAATACAATCATAAGGTGGGGGGCGATATGCTTGATAGGCGATAATATTCGGATGTTTCGTGAAAAAAAAGGAATGAAGCAGACTGAACTTGCAAAAGCTATCGGCATTAGTACCGTTACCCTTTCGCGATATGAAAATAATACTCGTGCGCCGAGAGCAGAAGACTTAATCCGATTAGCAGATGCACTTGATACCAGCGTAGCTGCCCTCATAGAGACTGGAGGCGCTACCAATTCGCAGGCGACCAGGGTAGGAACGCCATGGCATGTTGATGTCGGCGATGCGGACATTGAAATACCGGCCGCCCGCATAGACTTCGCCAAAAGCGCGGGGAAATCAATCCCCGTCCCCGTGTATGGGCATGAGCTTTCAGCCTGCTGCGGAGATGGGTTTCCAGACGCTGATCAGATATTCGCCGAGGCGGAAGAGTTCATAGCAATGCCATCAAGTTTTATTGGTCCGTATGACCCTGAACGCCCGCCGTTCATAATCTACGCTGATGGCGACAGCATGGTTGATGCAGGCATCAGCGACGGCTCACAAGTAATAATAAATCCGGCAGACCCCGTTCTCGACGGCGATGCCGCACTCGTGGAGTTCGCGGTAAACCCCGTAGTGCGTAGCATCGCCGTGAAGCGCGTATATTGGCTCGATAACCATGGCGTGGAAATACGCAGCGCCTGCGGCGACGGTTGGCGCCGAAGGTTTACCAGCGCTGACGGCGACGAAAAAAGCATCCGTATCATCGGTAAGGTAGAGTGGGCCGGGCACAAACCGAGAAGAGGATAAGCGC
Proteins encoded:
- the bet gene encoding phage recombination protein Bet; the encoded protein is MTSKANEAADTPRFRQLSDKDRALLRKGLCAKCTADDFELFVETCNKTGLDPFMRQIYPVFRPDRKANCDVMQIQVSIDGMRLVAERSGHYAGQVGPFWCGKDGSWKDVWLSDREYPVAAKVGVMRHDFKEVLWAAARFQSYVQTKFDGKPNQMWGKFPDVMIAKCAEALALRKAFPMELSGLYSTEEMSQADNPETANAGKLNVSPDTAPKTKSLETANVQETSPQQPIGADTRVNVERRARAIKALTAMLIDEAGLGLKAAEAADWIKRTVARDDITGMESLTDVEIARCMKTAKDAISKKVA
- a CDS encoding YqaJ viral recombinase family nuclease is translated as MKKISTLDMSRDEWLNARRAGIGGSDVAAILGQNPYRSPMAVYLDKIGETKQPEEDNEKAYWGTVLEDVVARHYAKVNGVKVRKNNHILIDEERPFMIANIDREVFSDTEGHYGYEGKTTDAHNSAPWNDDGVPIGYVYQVQHYMAVTGLPFFDVACLIGGNNYVQRRVPRDEELIEFLIEKEAEFWLMVETKTPPAWDGSQNAWDVLKMMYPASEQGKVVNLPPELAEALYMYRKLDAQKSELNGQAKEVEKQRDVYKQQICAAMGDAETGYLDGMEISYKTTFRKGYTTKDTTFRTFRIKDMIEKGVA
- a CDS encoding helix-turn-helix domain-containing protein codes for the protein MRVKLYNARKSFGKTQREMSEILGISEVYYRKIEAGARTGKYELWVKLATLLDTPQDVLREDVKSVTKAETKTK
- a CDS encoding helix-turn-helix domain-containing protein, which produces MPTFSVRARELRRSKNLTQKQIASIFGVSEILWRKYEAGDRVPTLDGLIAIADYFGVSIDYLVGRTDNPDTLH
- a CDS encoding DUF7768 domain-containing protein — translated: MKKVYIAHPLRGVSGRKAEIESNIKENKEICRAIVEDARYDDVVPVSPIEAFSFLDPENKEPKYVERTMSYCLSLLNACEELWVFGDWTTSEGVMKEITTWLTTRKRYKASDDSLSPLVRFFEYNDAASGIRIKQTATVEHIAGFCKLMQKEIHGAQVKEWRKFASMMIDPDSGVLTRRL
- a CDS encoding helix-turn-helix domain-containing protein, with the translated sequence MTSIKKIREIRKMTQSELAERINISTVSLSRYENGVRNPRATELSKMAEVLNCSVDELLRDDANPTAPLSEQRQGESETA
- a CDS encoding helix-turn-helix domain-containing protein, encoding MIGDNIRMFREKKGMKQTELAKAIGISTVTLSRYENNTRAPRAEDLIRLADALDTSVAALIETGGATNSQATRVGTPWHVDVGDADIEIPAARIDFAKSAGKSIPVPVYGHELSACCGDGFPDADQIFAEAEEFIAMPSSFIGPYDPERPPFIIYADGDSMVDAGISDGSQVIINPADPVLDGDAALVEFAVNPVVRSIAVKRVYWLDNHGVEIRSACGDGWRRRFTSADGDEKSIRIIGKVEWAGHKPRRG